Within the Rhizobium favelukesii genome, the region ATGGAAGATGCCCGACCTGAGCCCGTCAGGCGTCGCGGGCAACGCAGCACTTGCAACGGCGCAGAAAGGCGAGGCACTGATCCAACATTCCGTAAAAGGCCTGGTGGAACTGCTCGAGGACGTCGACGCGTTCGATGCAACACAGCTTGGCTGAAACCATCGCCCTTGCGATGTGATCTTATAACATACAAAACCCTTTGAACTGCCGCTCGCAACTCCTTATATGAGACCGACGAATTTTTAGCCCCGCCCCCGGGCGCCATCTCTCGAGGTTCTCATGACCGACGCGATCTCCACCCAGCAGAAACCAATCCCCGTTACCGTTCTCACCGGCTACCTCGGCGCCGGCAAGACGACCTTGCTCAACCGTATCCTGTCGGAGAACCACGGCAAGAAATATGCGGTCATCGTCAACGAATTCGGCGAGATCGGCATCGACAACGACCTCATCGTCGAATCCGACGAAGAGATCTATGAAATGAACAATGGCTGCGTCTGCTGCACGGTGCGCGGCGACCTGATCCGCGTCGTCGAAGGCCTGATGCGCCGCCCCGGCCGCTTCGACGGCATCATCGTCGAAACGACGGGCCTTGCGGATCCGGTGCCGGTCGCCCAGACCTTCTTCATGGATGACGACGTGCGCGCAAAGACGGAACTCGACGCCGTCGTCGCCCTCGTCGACGCCAAGCACCTACCGCTGCGCCTGAAGGATAGCCGCGAGGCGGAAGACCAGATCGCCTTTGCCGACGTCGTCCTGATCAACAAGACCGACCTGGTGACGCCCGAAGAACTGGCACAGATCGAAGACATCGTGCACGCCATCAACCCATCGGCTCGCGTCTACAAGACCAGCCGTTCCGGCGTCGATCTCGCCCACGTTCTCGATCAGGGTGCCTTCAATCTGGAGCGCGCGTTGGAGAACGATCCGCACTTCCTCGATCATGACCACGACGACCACGTCTGTGGTCCGGATTGCGATCACGACCACCATCACCACGCGCATGATCACGACCACGATCATGACCATCACCATGATCATGACCATGGACATGATCACCATCATCATGGCGCCATGTCGCCGATCCATGACGTGACGGTGCAGTCGGTCTCGCTGCGCGGCGGCGAAATGAACCCCGAGCGCTTCTTCCCCTGGATCCAGAAGGTCACGCAGACGCAGGGGCCGAACATCCTGCGCCTCAAGGGCATCATCGCCTTCAAGGACGATGCAGAACGCTATGTCGTGCAGGGCGTCCACATGATCGTCGAAGGCGATCACCAGCGTCCGTGGAGGGACGGCGAGAAGCATGAGACCCGTCTCGTCTTCATCGGCCGCGAACTCGACCACGAAAAGCTCGAAGCCTCCTTTAAGGCGTGCGAGGCGGCAGCCTGATGCCGACAGTTGCCCCGTTTGACCTCGACGGCCATATCCTGGCCGTCGAATTTTTAGGTGACACCCCTTTCTTCGCCAATGCCGCCGGCACCTTCCACCGCCTCGATGGTGGAGAGAAGGTCACGGAAGCCCATCAGGGCATGCTGAGCTGCATCAGAGATCCCTACAGCGAGAGCCTGATATCCGGTGGCGAGGACGGCAAGGTACTGCGCATGGCGGCTGACGCCGGTGTGACGGAGCTTGCCAGCGCGCCGCGCAAGTGGATATCGCAGCTTGCCGCCGGTCCTCAGGGTGCCGTCGCCTATTCCTACGGCAAGAGTGCGTTCGTCCGTCTCGCAGACGGCATGACCAAGGAATTTACCGAAGAGCGCACCGTCGAAGGCCTCGCTTTTGCCCCGAAGGGCATGCGCATTGCCGCTGCGCGCTATAATGGCGTGTCGCTGCATTGGGTCGGCACAGCTGCCAAACCGGTCGATCTCGAATGGAAGGGCGCCCACACCGGCGTGACTTTCTCGCCGGATGGCAACTTCCTCGTCACCATGATGCAGGAGAATGCGCTGCACGGCTGGAAGCTCGACAGCAAGGCCGGCGCCGAGGCCCGGCACATGCGCATGACCGGCTATCCTGCAAAGGTGAAATCGCTCTCCTGGTCGGCGAAGGGCAAGTGGCTTGCCTCCTCAGGTGCGCCGGCCGCGATCGTCTGGCCGTTCCAGGGCAAGGACGGCCCGATGGGCAAGGCGCCGCTCGAACTCGGTACCCGCGCCAACATCATGGCGACGTCAGTGAAGTTCCACCCCGTCGAAGACATTCTCGCCATCGGCTTCATCGACGGCATGATCCTCGCCGTCCGCGTCGCCGACAGCAAGGAAGCGCTGCTGCGCCGTCCCGGCAAAGGCGCGATCACCTCAATGAGCTGGAGCAAGAACGGCAAGCTTTTGGCCTTCGCGTCCGAAGCCGGCGATTGCGGCGTGGTCGACATCGCGGCTTAGGCAGCAAGAGCGCGCCGCCCAAAATACCGCGCTTGAGATTAGGGGTAAGCGAGGCACCGCAAGGCAGTGGTGCCTCGTCCCCTTTTGCGAAGAGGCCCTCGCCGCCGCACGCTGGTCATGCGGCCTGCTCGCCCTTTGCCGACGCTTCGACGCGATTCCGACCCCGGCGTTTGGAGGCATATAGCGCCTCATCTGCCTTTCGCAGCAGTTGCTCGAAATCGACACCTGTCTCGCCGGAGGCGGCAACGCCGATACTGAGGGTCGGAAAGACTGCCAACCCCGCATGACGGCAGCTGAAAACGCCAGCCTTATGCTTTCGGCGGTCTGCACCGCCTCGGCATCGGGCATGTCCTTCAGAACGGCCAAGAACTCGTCGCCGCCTTGACGGGACAGCAGATCGCCGGGCCGCAGCACCGCCTGCGCCACTCGGGCAAAGAGCCGCAATATATCGTCGCCCAGCACATGGCCGTGTTGGTCGTTCAACTGCTTGAAATTGTCGATATCGATGGCGAGCAGCGCAAACGACTGCGCTCGCCTGAATAGCAGGCGTTGCGCCAGACCGCCGCGATTAAGCGCGCCGGTCAGCGGATCACGATGCGCCAGATCGATGAGCTTGTTCCTGCTGCGCTCGGCGGCCATCAGGACGATGACCATGCTGCGCAGGACGAGGAACACCAATGCGGTGGCCGCCATCCAGCTATGAACGGGATTGTCGCCGAAGACGCCTGGTCCGGAGATCCGGCCCGATGCCGCAAGCAGACTGCGAACCAGGAAGATCGCTGCCGTCGGCATATAAAGCCAAGCGAGCAGCCCGGCCGAGAACAGCTTCTCGCGCCGGTGAATGGTGAGGCCTTCCCGCAGGATTGCGAGATCACAGAGGCAGCACACGGTTGAAACATAGAGGATGCGGGCCGATACCGCGGCGGGATCTCCCGTGAACATCAGTACGGGCAAGCTGATGCAGGCGATGGCAAGCACACAGTAGCGCTCGCCGACCGGCCGCTCGGCGAAGACACGAACGGCAAAGAACGTCAGGAGGTAGCCTGCGATCGTCAAGACGTTGCCGGCGTCGAGGGAGACGAACGAAGGAACGAAATCGCGCAGGGAGACGCAGAAGGAGCCGATACCGATGAGGAGATTACTGACACCCCACCAGGCCGGCCAGCGTCCAAAGCGGCCGCTCCGATGCGCCGCGAGATGCACGCTGCCCAGGACCAGACATGTCATGGCCGAAACGACGTAGATCGTTCTCAGGTCCAGCATCATGTCCGGGCACTCTCCAACCTATGGCTGGCGCACCTTATAACCGCGCTATTGAATTTTAATTTTACAGTTCGCTTGTTTTTTAATGATGTGCCGAAATCGCTCATCAGGTTGCGCGACTGGCTGCAATAATCTCGGCCAGAAGCCGATGCAGCGCATCGCGATAGCCGGTGCGCGCGGATGGGCCGCTCTCGTCCGATGTCATCACGACCGTCATGCCAAAAGAGGGCACGATGTAGAGCATCTGGCCGCCGTAACCCCAGGCGAAGTGGACCTCTTCGCCGCCGATTTGCCGCGAGAACCAGCCGTAGCCATAGTCGTCGCCGGAGAAGCGGGAATTGGTGCGGTGCTGCCACGACTGCGCGATCCAGTCCGCCGGTACCACCTGCGTGCCGTCAGCGGTCCTGCCGCCGTTGCGGTAGAGTTCGCCGAAAGCCAGCAGCGAGCGAGCCGTCATCGCCATCTGGTTGCCGCCGAGATAAATGCCCTGCGGGTCGCGCTCCCAGGCGCCGATTCGGAAACCGTCGACAGGCCCGAGCCATTCGCGAGCCAGAGCCAACGTCGATTTCCCGCCGACCTTTGTCAGGATCGCCGAGAGAAGGTGAGTGGAAGCGGTCGAGTAAAGCATCTGGCCGCCCGGCTCGTCGGCGAAGGGCTGAGCAAGCGCGAAACGCACCCAGTTGCGGGAGGAGATCCAGCGACCGTAGTTGGGACCAGACAGCCGACCAAGTCCTGCCTGCATGGAGAGCAGGTCGCCGATGGTGACTTCGTTGAGCCGCGCATTGGGATGGGCGGGCAGATCGTTTCTCAGGATGGGAGCGATCTTCTGCTCCGGCCCTTCGAGCAATTTCCTTTCGATGGCAATACCGACGAGGCTCGAGATGATCGATTTGGACGCGGACTTGATGTTGACGGATTCGGTCGCTGTGTGGCCGCGATAGCCTTGCTCCGCCACAGTCCGCCCATTCCTGGCGACGATCACCGTCTTAAGCGGTTTTAGATCCTCGCGTGAAGACAAGCTCTCCAGGAGAGCTGTCGTCCGCCCGTTTTCCTGCTCGGCGGTGGCAGCGAATGGGGACAGCAGAAGAACGACGAAGAAAGCGAGGCGCGTGATCATCCCGCTGAGCTAGCGTCGGCGCACCGCGAAGTCATCGCCCGCCCGGCGCGGCTCACGCGGACGTGAAAGTTTATGATCGCCATGCCGTCACTGATGAACGCAGCTACGTTTCATCGAGGGTCGCTTCTGCGCCTTGGTGAACTTGGCGATCATACCGCTCGGGCACCTCTTGTCGTCAAAGAGTACTGATTGGCCGGGCGCTAGCGACTCCACGGTTGGCTTGGATGTGACGGTCTGGATCTCGGCGCTTGCCGGTGCAACACTGGAAATCGCGAAAAGCAATGAAATGGATACTAGGATCAAACTTGAACGTGTCATTTGCGCACCTTCATATATCGCATTGCTAATTTACAATCTTACAGAATGAAGGTCGACGCAACGAATCCGAAAGGCGTAAGCGGGCATCGCGCAGGCACCCCAACGCGCCGCCCGAAGCTTTGCTTCGTAGTGGTTTGCCTGATGGGAATGGGCAGGCGATTGGGTATTGGAGTCGGATGTCAGGCTGCATCGCCTGCCCGATCGCACCGGCTTTCCGGGTTTTCACGATCGGCAGGAGCGTCTCCCGACCCCGGTTCCCCGATGGATCATCAACTCTGACGGCATCCGACCCAGCCTTGGCAACCATCATTGAGCGCCGAAATATGAACGGAAG harbors:
- a CDS encoding WD40 repeat domain-containing protein produces the protein MPTVAPFDLDGHILAVEFLGDTPFFANAAGTFHRLDGGEKVTEAHQGMLSCIRDPYSESLISGGEDGKVLRMAADAGVTELASAPRKWISQLAAGPQGAVAYSYGKSAFVRLADGMTKEFTEERTVEGLAFAPKGMRIAAARYNGVSLHWVGTAAKPVDLEWKGAHTGVTFSPDGNFLVTMMQENALHGWKLDSKAGAEARHMRMTGYPAKVKSLSWSAKGKWLASSGAPAAIVWPFQGKDGPMGKAPLELGTRANIMATSVKFHPVEDILAIGFIDGMILAVRVADSKEALLRRPGKGAITSMSWSKNGKLLAFASEAGDCGVVDIAA
- a CDS encoding serine hydrolase domain-containing protein; this translates as MITRLAFFVVLLLSPFAATAEQENGRTTALLESLSSREDLKPLKTVIVARNGRTVAEQGYRGHTATESVNIKSASKSIISSLVGIAIERKLLEGPEQKIAPILRNDLPAHPNARLNEVTIGDLLSMQAGLGRLSGPNYGRWISSRNWVRFALAQPFADEPGGQMLYSTASTHLLSAILTKVGGKSTLALAREWLGPVDGFRIGAWERDPQGIYLGGNQMAMTARSLLAFGELYRNGGRTADGTQVVPADWIAQSWQHRTNSRFSGDDYGYGWFSRQIGGEEVHFAWGYGGQMLYIVPSFGMTVVMTSDESGPSARTGYRDALHRLLAEIIAASRAT
- a CDS encoding CobW family GTP-binding protein yields the protein MTDAISTQQKPIPVTVLTGYLGAGKTTLLNRILSENHGKKYAVIVNEFGEIGIDNDLIVESDEEIYEMNNGCVCCTVRGDLIRVVEGLMRRPGRFDGIIVETTGLADPVPVAQTFFMDDDVRAKTELDAVVALVDAKHLPLRLKDSREAEDQIAFADVVLINKTDLVTPEELAQIEDIVHAINPSARVYKTSRSGVDLAHVLDQGAFNLERALENDPHFLDHDHDDHVCGPDCDHDHHHHAHDHDHDHDHHHDHDHGHDHHHHGAMSPIHDVTVQSVSLRGGEMNPERFFPWIQKVTQTQGPNILRLKGIIAFKDDAERYVVQGVHMIVEGDHQRPWRDGEKHETRLVFIGRELDHEKLEASFKACEAAA
- a CDS encoding DUF6719 family protein encodes the protein MTRSSLILVSISLLFAISSVAPASAEIQTVTSKPTVESLAPGQSVLFDDKRCPSGMIAKFTKAQKRPSMKRSCVHQ